In a genomic window of Diadema setosum chromosome 3, eeDiaSeto1, whole genome shotgun sequence:
- the LOC140226424 gene encoding WAP, Kazal, immunoglobulin, Kunitz and NTR domain-containing protein 1-like: protein MALRNLCCEVTFLSCLIVFLSPPVLEGARSRGRIDESHLPYEKSGRCPAVEVVNRLTNRVCDQNLCDTDSDCEGPKKCCYNNCGGRSCVFPLDTVRLDVPRDHIVVSEVDSQSKLLTVNEGETAVLYCNASSRIPTSYGWILVQPAQDFPTIDVFPPGSTIGNKRVSSDGRRLIVLGARVQDTANYACVAASLLGYVTKSYQLYVNATMPPPGATQTEVVPDSVVADSQAAESTGDSEAQSENWQQLMASYLPDVSQRITTTMSPIQQQVPTTSAPPIVDAETAIAGPLTNPVCYQPRNKGTCSREEDRWYFNSLKGKCEPFTYSGCNGNLNNFYSYEECNRTCPYTSQPACEQPIFTGPCRARFIRWAYDSERGECVNFVYGGCRMNGNNFHTRDECTAQCVLRRQGSQLASPPVEMNPRLAECRCVRQRLKNCFCDSEFAIEGTVLQKHNSLNGDILVIEVQNVFKQGALSLRETRTLSNNVTIIRDMSQRGRNCQCHTLEPNSVPYIIMGYMNTQGDAEIDANSYVSEATRRRANKLEEKMLRAKYCRPASRGASAISERTGRRGRARFDA from the exons ATGGCGCTGCGTAACCTTTGTTGTGAGGTCACGTTTCTCTCCTGCCTCATCGTCTTCTTAAGCCCGCCGGTGCTGGAAGGGGCGAGGTCACGTGGTCGCATCGACGAGTCAC ATCTGCCCTACGAGAAGTCGGGCCGATGCCCAGCAGTGGAGGTGGTTAATCGACTGACCAACAGGGTGTGTGACCAGAACCTATGTGACACGGACAGCGACTGTGAAGGACCCAAGAAATGCTGCTACAACAACTGCGGGGGAAGATCCTGCGTCTTTCCGTTGG ATACAGTACGACTGGATGTCCCAAGAGATCACATAG TCGTTTCAGAAGTGGACAGCCAATCAAAGCTGCTGACAGTAAACGAGGGTGAGACGGCGGTGTTGTATTGCAACGCGTCTTCGCGAATCCCGACATCCTATGGTTGGATCTTGGTTCAGCCGGCGCAGGATTTCCCTACAATAGACGTCTTCCCTCCGGGATCTACCATTGGAAATAAGAGGG taTCGAGTGATGGTAGGCGGTTGATTGTGCTGGGAGCAAGGGTTCAGGATACAGCAAACTACGCATGCGTGGCAGCGTCTCTTCTAGGATACGTCACAAAGTCGTACCAGCTGTACGTCAACG CAACCATGCCACCTCCGGGGGCGACTCAGACAGAGGTGGTTCCCGATTCTGTAGTGGCCGACTCCCAAGCTGCCGAATCCACCGGCGACTCCGAGGCGCAGTCTGAAAACTGGCAGCAGCTGATGGCAAGCTACCTGCCAGACGTCTCACAACGCATCACCACCACGATGTCGCCAATCCAACAGCAAGTACCTACCACAAGTGCGCCCCCTATTGTTGATGCCGAGACGGCCATTGCTGGCCCGTTGACCAATCCAGTATGCTACCAACCACGAAACAAAGGCACATGTAGCAGAGAGGAAGACAGATG GTACTTTAATTCGCTGAAAGGAAAGTGCGAGCCGTTTACATACAGTGGATGCAATGGGAATCTCAACAATTTCTACTCGTACGAGGAGTGTAACCGTACCTGTCCGTACACGTCTCAGCCGGCGTGCGAGCAGCCGATTTTCACGGGACCCTGCCGGGCTAGATTCATCAGATGGGCGTACGACAGTGAGAGAGGGGAGTGCGTTAATTTTGTGTACGGCGGCTGCAGAATGAACGGCAATAATTTTCACACGCGTGACGAGTGTACGGCTCAGTGCGTCC tTCGGCGGCAAGGAAGCCAACTAGCCAGCCCTCCTGTGGAGATGAACCCGCGGCTTGCCGAGTGTCGCTGCGTCCGGCAGAGACTGAAAAACTGTTTCTGCGATTCGGAGTTTG CCATTGAGGGCACGGTCCTACAGAAACATAATTCCCTGAACGGTGACATCTTGGTGATAGAGGTACAGAACGTCTTCAAACAGGGCGCCCTCTCTCTGCGAGAAACGAGAACTCTGTCCAACAATGTTACGATTATCAGGGACATGTCGCAGCGTGGTCGAAACTGCCAGTGCCACACCCTGGAACCCA ATTCCGTGCCGTACATCATCATGGGCTACATGAATACCCAGGGCGATGCCGAAATTGACGCAAATTCTTACGTGAGCGAGGCCACGCGCCGACGCGCCAACAAACTGGAGGAGAAGATGTTGCGCGCGAAATACTGTCGCCCCGCATCCCGCGGCGCCTCCGCCATCAGTGAGAGAACGGGACGTAGAGGGCGAGCTAGATTCGACGCCTAG